The window TGTAGAGTAATATCGTCGCCTGTGTTAACTATGATGGTGAGGTCTTCGCTTACGACTTTGCTGAGGCCTCGGAGGAGCTTTGCAGCCCCCACACCACCAGCTAACGCCGTGATCAAAACTTCTCGCCCCACATATTATGGTAGGCGACTTCCTCAAGCGGCTTTCGAGGAGGGGCGCTAACCTCTATAGCACGCTGCCCGATTTCGATCAAGGCTACGGGGTCAAACCCTTTTGGTATGCGAAGTATTCGCCTCACAACGCTCTGAGCGAATAAAGGTGCGCACCGCCAGCAAGCACCCAAACCCTCGTAATGTGCCGCAAGTAGCAGATTTTGGATAGCAGCTGAAACCGATTGAACAGCCATAATATACTCACACCTCCTCCTTCTACGATCAGGGTAGGTATCCATACCCTCCATAGTCACACAAGCCACTATTATTAGGGAAGCTGCTTCGATTCTAGAAATAGACTCCTCCGCCTCCTCTTCAGCCTCAGCCTTAGTGTAACCATCTCTAATAAGATCACGTATAAGTATTGATGCCATTCCCTTAGCCAGCTTTGTCTTAACGAGGAGGTCATCCACAACAATGAAGCGCCAGGGCTGCGCGTTGTGGGCTGAGGGTGCCACAGTAGCGGCATAGAGGATCTTCTTAACAACATCCTTACCGATGGGAATCGGCTTAAGCTTTTTGACACTCCTCCTTGTTAGAAGCATCTCCATACCATCCATCCTTCCCACCAGATTTCACCTCAAGAGCTTCCGCA of the Nitrososphaerota archaeon genome contains:
- a CDS encoding nitroreductase family protein, with the protein product MGRMDGMEMLLTRRSVKKLKPIPIGKDVVKKILYAATVAPSAHNAQPWRFIVVDDLLVKTKLAKGMASILIRDLIRDGYTKAEAEEEAEESISRIEAASLIIVACVTMEGMDTYPDRRRRRCEYIMAVQSVSAAIQNLLLAAHYEGLGACWRCAPLFAQSVVRRILRIPKGFDPVALIEIGQRAIEVSAPPRKPLEEVAYHNMWGEKF